A genome region from Ligilactobacillus cholophilus includes the following:
- a CDS encoding exonuclease SbcCD subunit D: MKFLHTADWHIGKKLHDFSLFDSQQEALKQIEHIAKEEQVDAIVIAGDLYDRSVPSEEAIKMLNQALMELNLNDHFPILMINGNHDSAIRLDTGSQWFKKTKLFLNTKLKDAFTPIEIKDTQFFLLPYFEIPVARDYFEDDSIQNLAQAMKKIVAKMKMKFNNDKKHVLVAHFFAAGSTHKDSETNIEVGGLDAVPLDIMNDFDYVALGHLHSKNALHDEKMKYSGSPVKFSVSEANDTKGVWIVDTDQPVGKMTKWIPLKQKHEIQILNEDFETLISPQMYQKIPDEDFVAVELTDKEIIPNIMNRLREFYPRIISFKRQNGREVIEQEMPKEIKKLSPVEMLEMFFEESTGHILSKEQLDFAEKVLTELERSDS; encoded by the coding sequence ATGAAATTTTTACATACTGCAGATTGGCATATTGGGAAAAAATTACATGATTTTTCTTTATTTGATAGTCAACAAGAAGCATTAAAACAAATCGAGCACATTGCTAAGGAAGAACAAGTTGACGCAATTGTAATTGCTGGTGATTTATATGATCGTTCTGTTCCAAGTGAAGAAGCGATAAAAATGTTAAATCAAGCTTTGATGGAACTAAACTTAAATGATCATTTTCCAATATTGATGATTAATGGAAATCATGATTCAGCAATCCGATTAGATACTGGTAGCCAGTGGTTTAAAAAAACAAAGTTGTTTTTAAATACGAAACTTAAAGATGCATTTACTCCAATTGAAATAAAAGATACACAGTTTTTTCTATTACCATATTTTGAAATTCCGGTAGCACGTGACTATTTTGAAGATGACAGTATTCAAAACTTGGCACAAGCAATGAAAAAAATTGTAGCAAAAATGAAGATGAAATTTAATAATGACAAAAAACATGTTTTAGTAGCACATTTTTTTGCTGCAGGTAGTACACATAAAGATTCAGAAACGAATATTGAAGTTGGTGGCTTGGATGCTGTTCCATTAGATATTATGAATGATTTTGATTATGTTGCATTAGGACACTTGCACAGCAAAAATGCATTGCATGATGAAAAGATGAAATATAGTGGTTCACCAGTTAAGTTTTCTGTCAGTGAAGCAAATGATACTAAAGGGGTTTGGATTGTTGATACTGACCAACCTGTTGGGAAAATGACCAAATGGATTCCATTGAAACAAAAACATGAAATTCAAATTTTAAATGAAGATTTTGAAACATTAATTTCTCCACAAATGTATCAAAAAATTCCAGATGAAGATTTTGTAGCGGTTGAATTAACTGATAAAGAAATTATCCCTAATATTATGAATCGTTTGCGAGAATTTTATCCAAGGATTATTAGTTTTAAAAGACAAAATGGGCGAGAGGTTATTGAACAAGAAATGCCTAAAGAAATAAAGAAACTATCACCGGTAGAAATGCTAGAGATGTT
- a CDS encoding formate--tetrahydrofolate ligase, producing the protein MSDIEIAQQAKLEPIQQIAEKVGLTDDEIELYGKYKAKVNLPLKNAHKTKEKMVLVTAVNPTPAGEGKSTVTIGLGDALKEIGKNVMICLREPSLGPVMGIKGGATGGGYSQVVPMEDINLHFTGDMHALTSANNTLAALIDNHIYQGNELHIDQRRIIWKRVLDINDRALRHTVIGLGGPLQGIPREDGFDITVASELMAILCLATDLKDLKRRIGNIVIGYNFDKEPVTVDQLGVTDAITLLLKDAIKPNLVQTIEHTPALVHGGPFANIAHGCNSLIATKTSLKLADYTITEAGFGADLGAEKFLDIVCPKLGKTPNAIVLVATCRALKMNGGVAKKDLEEENVAAVEKGYANLQRHINNLRQYNVPVVVAVNRFSTDTPAELDKVVELCAADGAKAVVSNGWAEGSAGVLDLAREVVAACDETSDFKPLYDPNESIEDKVQTLVTKIYGGKDVAYSAKAKSQIKKFEKLGWDKMPICMAKTPYSFSDNEKLLGAPKDFTIHIREFVPKLGAGFLVALTGNVLTMPGLPKVPAANGMTLSDDGKINGLY; encoded by the coding sequence ATGAGTGATATTGAAATTGCACAACAAGCTAAATTAGAACCAATCCAACAAATTGCAGAAAAAGTTGGTTTGACAGATGATGAAATCGAATTATATGGAAAGTACAAAGCTAAAGTTAACTTACCATTAAAAAATGCTCACAAAACTAAAGAAAAAATGGTTTTAGTGACAGCTGTTAACCCTACACCAGCTGGTGAAGGAAAATCAACAGTTACAATTGGTTTAGGTGATGCATTAAAAGAAATTGGCAAGAACGTAATGATTTGTTTACGTGAACCATCTCTTGGACCAGTAATGGGAATTAAAGGAGGAGCAACTGGTGGTGGTTATTCACAAGTTGTTCCAATGGAAGATATTAACTTACACTTTACAGGTGATATGCATGCTTTAACAAGTGCAAATAATACATTAGCTGCTTTAATTGATAATCATATTTACCAAGGAAATGAATTACATATTGACCAACGCCGGATTATATGGAAACGAGTACTTGATATTAATGATCGTGCATTACGTCACACAGTGATTGGTTTAGGTGGTCCTCTTCAAGGGATTCCTCGTGAAGATGGCTTTGATATCACAGTTGCTTCTGAATTAATGGCTATCCTTTGCTTGGCAACTGATTTGAAAGATTTGAAACGTCGGATTGGTAACATCGTTATTGGTTACAACTTTGATAAAGAACCTGTAACAGTTGATCAATTAGGCGTAACAGATGCAATTACTTTATTGCTTAAAGATGCAATTAAACCTAACTTAGTTCAAACAATTGAACATACACCAGCATTAGTACATGGTGGCCCATTTGCTAATATTGCTCATGGATGCAATAGTTTAATCGCAACTAAGACAAGTTTGAAATTAGCTGATTACACAATTACAGAAGCTGGTTTTGGTGCTGACTTAGGTGCTGAAAAATTCTTAGACATTGTTTGTCCTAAATTGGGTAAAACTCCAAATGCAATCGTATTAGTTGCAACTTGTCGTGCATTAAAGATGAATGGTGGAGTTGCTAAGAAAGACTTAGAAGAAGAAAATGTAGCTGCTGTTGAAAAAGGATATGCTAACTTACAACGTCACATCAATAACTTGAGACAATATAATGTTCCCGTTGTAGTAGCTGTAAACCGCTTCAGTACAGATACACCAGCAGAATTAGATAAAGTAGTTGAACTTTGTGCTGCTGATGGTGCTAAGGCTGTAGTTTCAAATGGATGGGCTGAAGGATCAGCTGGTGTTCTTGATTTAGCTCGAGAAGTTGTTGCTGCATGTGATGAAACATCAGACTTTAAGCCATTATATGATCCAAATGAATCAATTGAAGATAAAGTGCAAACATTAGTTACAAAGATCTATGGTGGAAAAGATGTTGCATATAGTGCCAAAGCTAAATCTCAAATTAAGAAATTTGAAAAATTAGGTTGGGACAAGATGCCAATCTGTATGGCTAAGACACCATATTCATTCTCAGATAACGAAAAATTACTTGGGGCACCAAAAGACTTTACAATTCATATCCGTGAATTTGTACCTAAGTTAGGAGCAGGTTTCTTAGTTGCTTTAACAGGTAATGTATTAACAATGCCAGGATTGCCAAAAGTACCTGCTGCAAATGGAATGACTTTATCGGATGATGGTAAGATTAACGGTTTATACTAA
- the purD gene encoding phosphoribosylamine--glycine ligase: MENINVMVIGSGGREYAICRKLKASSMVNKVFCAPGNPAMNKIGVEVLDIEENDYDKLIQAVELHQIAWTFVGGEVELANGIVDVFQEHHCKIIGPDKEAAQLESSKSFALKFMRKNNIPTAQSKTFSNKEVARKNITEFGFPLVIKKDGLAGGKGVYIAPDQEAALQFVDQQDVDAAHPLVYQECLSGQEYSVFILLDQNSYQVLPISQDHKRAYDNDEGPNTGGMGAYSPVPQLTSQQYEQIMKDVVEPTVKGVHREKFSYKGILYVGIMMTAEGPKVIEYNVRLGDPETQVVLPRIENDFAKLLNQVANNEKIDNIIISYESFINVVLAAKGYPQNPVTNQKIDLTDIPENIFIDYANVSEKDGVLYNQGGRILSVVGRAASLKEAQKEVYSFLNEHPISDTFYRKDIGNKAICD, translated from the coding sequence ATGGAAAACATTAACGTAATGGTAATTGGTTCAGGTGGACGTGAATATGCAATTTGTCGCAAATTAAAAGCGAGTTCAATGGTTAATAAGGTATTCTGTGCACCTGGTAATCCGGCAATGAACAAAATTGGTGTTGAAGTTTTAGATATTGAAGAAAATGATTATGATAAGTTGATTCAAGCAGTCGAACTTCATCAAATTGCATGGACTTTTGTTGGTGGAGAAGTAGAATTGGCCAATGGAATAGTTGATGTATTCCAAGAACATCATTGTAAAATTATTGGGCCAGATAAAGAAGCTGCTCAATTGGAAAGTTCTAAATCATTTGCGCTTAAATTTATGCGTAAGAACAATATTCCAACAGCACAAAGTAAAACATTTAGTAATAAAGAAGTAGCACGTAAAAATATTACTGAATTTGGTTTCCCATTAGTAATAAAAAAGGACGGACTTGCTGGAGGAAAGGGAGTATATATTGCACCTGATCAAGAAGCTGCATTGCAATTTGTTGATCAGCAAGATGTGGATGCTGCTCATCCACTAGTTTATCAAGAATGTTTAAGTGGACAAGAGTATTCGGTTTTTATTCTATTAGATCAGAATTCATATCAAGTATTACCTATTAGTCAAGATCATAAACGTGCTTATGATAATGATGAAGGTCCTAATACAGGGGGGATGGGAGCTTATAGTCCAGTTCCTCAACTTACATCACAGCAATATGAACAGATTATGAAAGATGTTGTTGAGCCAACAGTGAAAGGTGTTCATAGAGAAAAATTTTCATACAAAGGAATTTTGTATGTTGGAATTATGATGACAGCAGAAGGACCAAAAGTAATCGAATATAACGTTCGTTTAGGCGATCCAGAAACTCAAGTAGTACTACCACGAATTGAAAATGACTTTGCAAAATTATTAAATCAAGTTGCGAATAATGAAAAAATTGATAATATTATAATTAGTTACGAATCATTTATAAATGTTGTTTTGGCTGCTAAGGGTTATCCACAAAACCCGGTTACAAATCAAAAAATCGATTTAACGGATATCCCTGAAAATATTTTTATTGATTATGCAAATGTTAGTGAAAAAGATGGCGTTTTGTATAATCAAGGTGGTCGAATTCTATCTGTAGTTGGTAGGGCTGCTTCATTAAAAGAAGCCCAAAAAGAAGTTTATTCATTTTTGAATGAACATCCAATTTCAGACACATTTTACCGTAAAGATATTGGTAACAAAGCTATTTGTGATTGA
- the purH gene encoding bifunctional phosphoribosylaminoimidazolecarboxamide formyltransferase/IMP cyclohydrolase: MKKAIISVSDKTNLLDFAKGLTENGFEIISTGGTQKYLNENGIETISIEEVTDFPEILDGRVKTLHPKVHGGILAKRDNDDHLATLKELNIDLIDLVCVNLYPFKKTVTDESKTNSEIIEQIDIGGPSMLRSAAKNYQDVTVVTDQSDYEVVLDQIKKDGHTSLELRQRLAAKVFQKTAAYDALISSYFNSQINQPAPQNLTLTYNLIDEMRYGENSQQKAWFYEDVVPKKFSICQAKQLHGKKLSFNNIKDADAALRIIREFDGPTAVGLKHMNPCGIGKGETIEEAWDQAYLGDPVSIFGGIVALNRPVDVKTAEKLHKLFLEIIIAPSYDDDAYEILAKKKNLRLLTVDFERKDEPVRNETVSVMGGLLVQEQDFLADDVKDWKVVTKKQPTPEQLKTMEFAWKAVKFVKSNAILVANPQRTLGVGAGQPNRIDAVKIAIEHAQKYIDDECVLASDAFFPMNDSVEYAAKHGIKLIVQPGGSIRDQDSIDMADKYGIAMVMTGRRHFRH; the protein is encoded by the coding sequence ATGAAAAAAGCAATAATTAGTGTATCTGATAAAACAAACTTATTAGACTTTGCCAAAGGTTTAACTGAAAACGGATTTGAAATTATTTCAACAGGTGGTACACAAAAATATTTAAATGAAAATGGTATTGAAACAATCTCAATTGAAGAAGTAACTGATTTTCCTGAAATTTTAGACGGAAGAGTTAAGACATTACATCCAAAAGTTCATGGTGGAATTTTAGCTAAACGTGATAACGATGATCATTTAGCAACGTTAAAAGAATTAAATATTGATTTAATTGATCTAGTATGTGTAAACCTATATCCATTTAAGAAGACAGTAACTGATGAAAGTAAAACAAATAGTGAAATTATTGAACAAATTGATATTGGTGGTCCATCAATGTTACGTTCTGCAGCTAAGAATTATCAAGATGTAACTGTTGTTACTGACCAATCAGATTACGAAGTAGTTTTAGATCAAATCAAAAAAGATGGACACACTAGTCTTGAATTACGTCAAAGATTAGCAGCTAAAGTCTTCCAAAAGACTGCAGCTTATGATGCTTTGATTTCTTCATACTTTAATAGTCAAATCAATCAACCAGCTCCTCAAAACTTAACATTAACATATAACCTAATTGATGAAATGCGTTATGGTGAAAATAGTCAACAAAAAGCATGGTTCTATGAAGATGTTGTTCCAAAGAAATTCTCAATTTGCCAAGCAAAGCAACTCCATGGAAAGAAATTATCATTTAATAATATCAAAGATGCGGATGCAGCCTTAAGAATTATCCGTGAATTTGATGGTCCAACTGCAGTAGGATTAAAACATATGAATCCATGTGGTATTGGTAAAGGTGAAACGATTGAAGAAGCATGGGATCAAGCATATTTAGGGGACCCAGTATCAATTTTTGGTGGTATTGTTGCATTAAACCGTCCAGTTGATGTAAAAACTGCTGAAAAATTACATAAACTATTCCTTGAAATTATTATTGCTCCTTCATATGATGACGATGCATATGAAATTTTAGCTAAGAAAAAGAACTTACGCTTATTAACAGTTGATTTTGAACGGAAAGATGAACCTGTAAGAAATGAAACTGTATCTGTTATGGGTGGCTTATTAGTACAAGAACAAGACTTCCTTGCAGATGATGTTAAGGATTGGAAAGTAGTTACTAAGAAACAACCAACTCCAGAACAATTAAAGACGATGGAATTTGCTTGGAAGGCAGTGAAATTTGTTAAGTCAAATGCAATTTTAGTTGCTAATCCACAAAGAACACTTGGTGTTGGTGCTGGTCAACCAAACCGAATTGATGCAGTTAAAATTGCGATTGAACATGCCCAAAAATACATTGATGATGAATGTGTATTAGCAAGTGATGCATTCTTCCCAATGAATGATTCAGTTGAATATGCAGCAAAACATGGAATCAAATTGATTGTACAACCTGGTGGATCAATTCGTGATCAAGACTCAATCGATATGGCAGATAAATATGGAATTGCAATGGTAATGACAGGTCGTCGTCATTTCAGACACTAG
- the purN gene encoding phosphoribosylglycinamide formyltransferase: MRIAIFASGNGTNFEVLAKAFQSHEFGENAKLELLFCDHPNAPVIKRAEKYGVYTATFTLKSCGNKEEYEKKILQILKSRKIDLVVLAGYMRVISPVILNNFDGKIINLHPAYLPEFTGLHAIERAFQDHVENGRTQTGVTIHYIDEGLDTGPIIKQEHVPIYKDDDVDTLEARIHQTEHKLYPEVLKKILEEENEKSNN; encoded by the coding sequence ATGAGAATTGCGATTTTTGCGTCAGGAAATGGAACTAATTTTGAAGTTCTCGCAAAAGCATTTCAAAGCCATGAATTTGGGGAGAATGCCAAACTTGAACTACTGTTTTGTGATCATCCCAATGCTCCTGTTATTAAACGAGCTGAAAAATATGGTGTTTATACAGCGACGTTTACATTGAAATCTTGTGGAAACAAAGAGGAGTATGAAAAGAAAATCTTGCAAATCCTGAAATCTAGAAAAATAGATTTAGTGGTTTTAGCAGGATATATGAGAGTTATTAGCCCGGTAATTTTAAATAATTTTGATGGGAAAATTATTAATTTGCATCCTGCTTATTTACCTGAATTTACAGGATTACATGCAATTGAAAGAGCATTTCAAGATCATGTTGAAAATGGAAGAACGCAAACTGGGGTTACAATCCATTATATAGATGAAGGATTGGATACTGGTCCAATCATTAAACAGGAACATGTTCCTATTTATAAAGATGATGATGTTGATACGTTGGAGGCAAGGATACATCAAACCGAACATAAATTGTATCCAGAAGTATTGAAGAAAATTTTGGAGGAAGAAAATGAAAAAAGCAATAATTAG
- the purM gene encoding phosphoribosylformylglycinamidine cyclo-ligase has product MDQYKEAGVDIAAGNELVHRIKKIAKQTRTRKNENEIGNFSGTYQLGSKSILASTDGVGTKLMIAQEAQVYDSIGIDCVAMCANDILAQGAQPLFFLDYLAVGQNNPEKLEKIVKGVADGCIDAEMELIGGETAEMPDMYDKDEFDIAGFTVGICETNDLLTNKLPQEGDILIGLPSNGLHSNGYSLVRKILFKDHHYSLDDKLEILNNESLKDELLKPTKIYVKAVKKLLESKLIHGIAHITGGGLLENVPRMLNEKLQAVIDTDAWEPNPIFKLLKEEGKLDDANCYRIFNMGIGLVLCVDPNNYQKVCSQLESENETYFKIGKLEARASGDSAIKLLKGGKNIQ; this is encoded by the coding sequence ATGGATCAATATAAAGAAGCTGGGGTTGATATTGCTGCAGGCAATGAATTAGTTCATCGAATTAAAAAAATTGCTAAGCAAACTCGAACCAGAAAAAATGAAAATGAAATTGGAAATTTTAGTGGTACATATCAACTTGGCTCAAAATCTATTTTGGCAAGTACTGATGGAGTAGGAACAAAATTAATGATTGCACAAGAAGCACAAGTATATGATTCAATTGGAATCGATTGTGTAGCGATGTGTGCAAATGATATTTTAGCGCAAGGTGCACAGCCATTATTCTTCCTTGATTATTTAGCAGTTGGTCAAAATAATCCTGAAAAATTAGAAAAAATTGTTAAGGGCGTTGCTGATGGTTGTATTGATGCTGAAATGGAATTAATTGGTGGAGAAACTGCAGAAATGCCAGATATGTACGATAAGGATGAATTTGACATTGCTGGTTTTACAGTTGGTATATGTGAAACTAATGATTTATTAACAAATAAATTGCCTCAAGAGGGAGATATTTTAATTGGATTACCTTCTAACGGATTACATTCCAATGGTTATTCATTAGTTCGAAAAATTTTATTTAAAGATCATCATTACTCTTTAGATGATAAATTAGAAATTTTAAACAATGAATCCCTTAAAGATGAGCTTCTTAAACCTACTAAGATTTATGTTAAAGCAGTTAAGAAATTGCTTGAAAGTAAATTGATACACGGGATTGCTCATATTACTGGAGGTGGTTTACTTGAAAATGTTCCCCGGATGTTAAATGAAAAATTACAAGCGGTAATCGATACAGATGCATGGGAACCAAATCCAATTTTTAAACTTTTAAAAGAAGAGGGTAAATTAGATGATGCTAATTGCTACCGTATTTTTAATATGGGAATTGGTTTAGTTCTTTGTGTTGATCCTAATAATTACCAAAAAGTGTGTTCACAATTAGAAAGTGAAAATGAAACATACTTTAAAATTGGAAAATTAGAAGCAAGGGCTTCAGGTGATTCAGCTATCAAGTTATTAAAAGGTGGGAAGAATATTCAATGA
- the purF gene encoding amidophosphoribosyltransferase: protein MFNEEKGLNEYCGIFGIYGNEKASDFVYTGLHALQHRGQQGAGIVSDMGNHLVRRRGLGLLSAVFSKYEDIAQLQGENAIGHVRYGTSGSDSIFNIQPFLFDFNGNDVALAHNGNLTNAQTLKRKLKEDGAKFESDSDSEVLIHLIKQKQNMSFIDALKKSLNEIKGGFAFLFLKKDCMIAALDPNGFRPLCIGKRTDGSYVVASETCALDAVDAEYVRDVQPGELIIFDKDGMHLDHFTTDTQLAVCSMEYIYFANQDSSIHGVSVYDARKKMGQLLAREQPADADIVIGVPNSSLAAALGYAQESKLPYEMGLVKNQYVARTFIEPTQEQRERSVRLKLSAVKSVVQGKRVVIVDDSIVRGTTSSQIVKLLRKAGAKEIHLRIASPPFKFPCFYGIDISTRSELIAANYSIEEMKKIIDVDSLGYLSIESLVKSIPIPDAKGAPNGGLTIAYFNGEYPTPLYDYEKDYLESLKKQKRKGLENGSI from the coding sequence ATGTTTAATGAAGAAAAAGGACTAAATGAATACTGTGGAATATTCGGAATATATGGAAATGAAAAAGCTAGCGATTTTGTTTATACCGGATTACATGCACTCCAACATCGTGGGCAACAAGGAGCAGGAATTGTAAGCGATATGGGCAATCATTTAGTTCGACGTAGAGGACTAGGATTACTATCAGCTGTTTTCAGTAAATATGAGGATATTGCACAACTTCAGGGAGAAAATGCAATTGGTCATGTTAGATATGGAACTAGTGGTTCAGATTCAATTTTTAATATACAGCCTTTTCTGTTTGATTTTAACGGTAATGATGTTGCATTAGCACATAATGGAAATTTGACTAATGCTCAGACACTAAAACGTAAACTCAAAGAAGACGGTGCTAAATTTGAGTCTGATTCTGATTCAGAAGTACTAATTCATTTGATTAAACAAAAACAAAACATGAGTTTTATTGATGCATTGAAAAAGAGTTTGAATGAAATAAAGGGTGGTTTTGCATTTCTATTTTTGAAAAAGGATTGTATGATTGCAGCACTTGACCCTAATGGATTTAGACCTTTATGTATTGGTAAGAGGACAGATGGTTCATATGTTGTTGCAAGTGAAACATGTGCGTTAGATGCGGTCGATGCAGAATATGTACGAGATGTTCAACCTGGAGAGTTGATTATCTTTGATAAAGATGGAATGCATCTTGACCATTTTACTACAGATACACAATTAGCTGTTTGTTCAATGGAATATATTTATTTTGCTAATCAAGATTCTAGCATTCATGGTGTTAGTGTATATGATGCAAGAAAGAAAATGGGCCAATTATTAGCAAGGGAACAACCAGCTGATGCCGATATAGTAATAGGAGTACCTAATTCTTCATTAGCTGCTGCATTAGGGTATGCACAGGAAAGCAAACTGCCTTATGAAATGGGATTAGTTAAAAATCAGTATGTTGCACGGACATTTATTGAACCTACACAAGAACAAAGAGAACGAAGTGTACGTTTGAAATTATCAGCAGTTAAATCAGTTGTTCAGGGAAAAAGAGTTGTTATTGTAGATGATTCGATTGTTAGAGGGACAACCTCAAGTCAAATTGTTAAATTATTAAGAAAGGCTGGAGCAAAAGAAATTCATTTAAGAATTGCTTCTCCACCATTTAAATTCCCATGTTTTTATGGAATTGATATTTCAACACGTTCAGAACTGATTGCTGCTAACTATTCAATAGAAGAAATGAAAAAAATCATTGATGTCGATTCATTAGGATATTTGAGTATTGAAAGTTTAGTTAAGTCAATTCCAATTCCAGATGCTAAGGGTGCCCCTAATGGTGGATTAACAATAGCTTATTTCAATGGAGAATATCCAACTCCACTTTATGATTATGAAAAAGATTACTTAGAATCTTTGAAAAAGCAAAAAAGAAAGGGACTAGAAAATGGATCAATATAA